In Dasypus novemcinctus isolate mDasNov1 chromosome 8, mDasNov1.1.hap2, whole genome shotgun sequence, the genomic stretch TCAGAAAGGACCCGCCTTGGTTTCCCATCTCCCAAAGACTTCTCCTAGCTCTCTGACACAAGCCATTCGTAACGAGGCACAGGTCTGAGACCCCCACGTGGTTGGAGACTTCTCATCCTGCTGgttcatcatctcctcctggAACATCCCAGCCCCTCCCACCGCGTCTGAGCACCAACCCCCGGCTATGGCCCGGCagctgccccccacctgcccacgaACCAGGCAGAtccctcttcatcttcctccagaAGAGGCCTGACTGGGTGTTTGCAAAGAAACACCCAGGGGAACACTCTCAAGCCCCCCTCCTGAGCCCGGTCCCCCGCCTGCTCTTCACCTGAGAGATCAGCTCGCTGCCCAGGGAGGCGTTGATCTCAGTGGAGACAATCCCAGACAGTGTCTGAAAGAGGCGGAAGCTGGCtctgggggagggcaagaaggaaggagaaaggtgggagtggGTAGGAGCATCCAGGGGACAATCCACTGCGTTGTAGCCGGGTCCTGGGACCCAGACTGCCTGGGTGGGTGGTGCTGAACTGGGCAGCTCCGAGCACTGTAGGACAGTGTGGGCTTGGGAGCTGAGCTCTCAGGCGGGCACAGCAGGGACCCCCACTCCTAGTTCACGAGCGGCTGGTGTTGACACGGGGAGCTGTCCCCTGGACAGAGCGGGCTGCTGACCAGCATACCCTGGACGTGCTCATCTGGCTCAACTCTGTGTCTGACCGCGGACGGCACCAGTGTTGACGCACAACAGCTGACCTCAGGTCCTGGCGAGACCTGGAGCCCAGCCCACCCGGCCCCTGCCCGGATCCCGCTGCCTCCAGGCGCCCTGCAGGGCAATGCCCAGCCTCCCACCGGGCCACTGGTCCCGCCCCCCCAGCGTCCCCTGGAGAGAAGCCCGCCCACCTGGAAACTTCCGCCCATGTCTTCCTCGGACGGCCAATCGCGTGGCTTTCGAGAGCAGAGAGGATGGCGTGGCCTGAGGAGAAGTTGCGGAGGGTTCGGCACTcctgggaagggagaaagaatgcGCCGTGAGGGGTGGCCTGAGCGTGCCCTGCTCCCGCTCCAGCCCCCTCGGCTGACCTCCCCCTCTGGATGAGAGACCCCCACGGAGCCCCTGAGGGCGAGCCGGGGCCCCAGAGCGGGACCCCCATGCTCCACCTGAGGGAAGAGCCTGGGGGAAACGTGAGGAGGAAGGAGGGCAGGTCAGGGCCCGGAGGCCGAGAGCCCACCAGCGCACAGGGGTGTCCAGGAGTCCAGAGAGGGCCCCGGCACACACCCTGGCCACCTCgatccagtgctccaccaccctggccctgtcTGCAGCCTTCATGCTGCAGTCCCCGAGGCAGGTGGCCACGACGCTGTCAGCCACACGGTTGAACTGGCTGATGACGATGCGCACGGTGGGCGCCACGTGCTCCTTGCCCTTCTGGTGGCGCTGGGACCAGATGGAGCCCAGGCAGTGGTGgggcaccaccttcttgaacagctcctggggaggaGGGCAAGTCAGCCGGCCACGCCCGCCCCCCGCTCAGATCCCGCGGGCCCTCAGGACTCTGGCCGGGGTCATCGTCACAGCAGTGCGTGTGGCAGGGACAGCTAGTGTCCTAGGTCTCCTCTCCAGAGGCCCAAGTGCGGGCCTGGGCTCAAGAAACTCGCCCAGGGAACAAGGCTGGCAGTGGACCAGGGCTTGGACCCACATCCCAGGATTCAGGATCAGGGTGGGGAAGGCTGGGGTGGCAGGTCCCGGGAGGaagtcccccccccccagctccaccCTGCCGAGCCCAGCTGCTCACCTCATCCATGAGCGACagctgctctgccaccagctGGGGAGGGAAAGCCAGGAGCTCAGGCTTCTGCTCACGCAGACCGTCACCACAGGTCCCAGGCCAGGGGCAGGAAGGCTGTGGGGGGGCAGCCCGTCCTGCTGCTGAGCTGAGCTCTGGCCGTGGCTCAGGGGCTGCTGTCAGCCTTGCCTCCCTCTCGAGAGTCATTGCTCCTGAAGGTGCCTGAACCAGCTGGAGCTCCAGAGTGGGCACTGGAGCGACCAGTGCAGGCGGCACTGGAGGTGGCGGTGGGACCACCTCCCCCTCGCCAACTGCTGGTGCAGATGGGgctgcccctgcatagggggccGGCTCTGCCTCCATAGGGGGCACTGGCGCTAGCCCCACaggtggcagtggaggtggcCCCAAGGCATCTTGCAGCTCGAAAGCCGGCGTTTctgctgctggaggagcaggctGTCCCTCGAGAGTGGGCAGTGCTGATCCATGGAGCGGCGGCGAGGCAGGTGGAGCTGGACTTGCCCCCGGCTCTGCAGCTCCTGCTCCTGACGGTGCTGCAGCTGCCCGCGGCTCCTGAGCAGGTGCTCCAGCTGACCAGGTCGGATGATCTAGCTCCAGGGAGGGCACGGGCCCCATCTCTGTGGGGGGCAGCTGTGGGGGTGCTGGAGCCACCTGCAGCTCAGGAGCTGGCGCCACGGCGCGGAATGTGTCAGGCGCTATTTGCACGGCAGGCACTGGCGCCACCTCGCTAGCTGGCAGTCCGGGTTGTGATGGAGCAGACTCTGGCTCTGGACCTGTGTCAGCCGCAGGGGCTGGAAGTGGTGCTGGCAGGCGCACTGGAGGCATCGGTGACTCTGGAGCTGACAAAGGAGCTGGACAAGAGGCAGTTTCCCCACCATGAATGGCTCCGAGTGTCATTCCGAAACAGAGAAGATCCCACTACCTCTAGGGGAAAATCCTGCCCAGGAAAGTGCTCCCCGCCTTCAGGCTCCCAGGGGACATGTCTGGGGCTCCGTCTTGCTCGCAGCCCGAGGGCAGCCTCTGCTGGCTCCTGCCTCTGCGGTGCAATCCCAGCCCCTGGCCCACAAGCTCACGTGCCCCACCCCGAGGCCCCCTCACCCTCCGGCTCTGCCTCCGTGGGCTCCGGGTGTCTCATCTGGGCAAGCAGAAGCGCGACATGGCACTGCGGgccagagcccagcagatgctCCTGGGCATGGGCCGCCagcagctggaggcagggagagtccGGAGGCTGCAGGAAGTCCTCCCAGTACTGGTCCATCCAGGtgcccagcagggagcagagggtgctgagggcagggggggcAGCACGGTCAGATGCCGGCCTTGCCCTCCACGCTGCCCCCAGGGACCCTCCCACTCAACACAAAGTCCATGACAACAGCAAGGGCTCTGACTGGCCTGGCCACAACCCGGTGctgacacacagtaggagctTCAGCACCAGGTGAGTGCAGAGGGGGCAGggcccatcctcccaccccaggcCCTCATGGCCCCCACCCAGGAGCATCTGCCCGAAGAGCTGCCTCATCTTCCGCCTGGTGTCGTGTGTGTCTCCCCTTCCCACGGacactgccccctgccccccgccacccctgcaggaggcagacaggactgagACCCCCAGCAGAGTGGCAGCAGGCCGCTCACCACCTCCTGTCGGGGGTCTGCGTGAGGTGGTgtttgggggcctgggggctgggagggggcagaggaCAGGTGGGTTTCTCTGGGGAATGAGCCCCCGGGCCTCCTGTGCAGACAGTGCCCCAGGACCCCACCTCAGCTTCCTTACTCCttggcaaggggagggggaagcccTCTGGACTCAGCCTTCCAGGGGACGGAGGACGCGTGGCCCCAGACCCTGCCCAGTCCTACCCTGCCACCCACCACCCGACTCCCCACAATATGGGGTCTGGGCACGAGAGCCCCTCGCCTTCACCCAAAGTGCACCTACGTTTTCACGTCAAGGCGTCCACAAGGCTCGCCCCTCCCACCGAGGTCACCTCCATACCTAGGGGAGACCGTGAGGCTGTCACAGCTGCTTGCTGAGTGTCCCCCCTGCTGAAGATGGCTCGGCCTATTGCCGGCGGCCCCCCCTCCAAAGGCACCCAGAAGGCAGGATCTTTAGTCTGCCGTGTCTGCTGCATGAAGCCAGGTGCCGAAGGGAGCGCGTGCAACGAGTAGACACGTGCCGGCTACCAGGGGAAGGGTGAGCCCTCAGCAGCACCTCCTCAGACCTGGGATGAGCCTGGAGACCCCTGGCAGCCCACAGGGATCCCTGCTCTGACCACACGATGGTCGGAGGCCCAAAAGGGCTCGCAGACCTCcctgagaaatgggaaaactgGGTCTGAAGGGGACGAGGCCGAGAGCCTCTTCCCTGGGCAGAGAGAagtcctgcccaggagcagccctGCACCTCCAGCCGCCCTGTCCAGGAGCCAGGCTCAGGGCTGCCCTTCCCACGGACCCTCCCAGTCTGTCCTACAATCAGCCCTGGGGGCTGGTCCTCAGGGTGCccccttcccaaggaggaaactgaggccagcagGTGCAGTGGCGTTTCTGAGACACCCAGCACGTGGGGGGCGCAGCAGcccagggggtgggtgggggcgggTGCTCACCGGTGGAACAGCCGGTCCAGGACCTGCTCGGTGGAGGCGAACACGCGGTAGGTCCCCAGGAAGGTGCGGACGTAGCCAAGGTCGCCCTCCTGCAAGGCGGGCGCCAGGTGCTCCGCCAGGGCCTCCCAGCGGCCTGCCTGGACCCCTGGACCGTGCGCACGGTGCGGCTCTCCCCCCTCACAAGGGCACCTTCGTTCTTCCTCTGGGGTGGGACAGAGGGGGCAGTGTGGTCAGATGCGGCACCTGGACCCAGCTGGGCGGGTCCTGAGCGACGTCCTGCCAAGGGGCCGCGCGGGCACCTAGTGGAGAAAGGTCCTCGGCCTTCACACAGAACCGCAGGGGAGCCAACACCTGAGAGGCGAGGCCCCTGACCTGACAAGGCGGATGCCTGGAGGGTCCTTGGGGGAGAAAGGCCCCTGCAGGGCAGAGGGTCTGAGCAGAACCTGGGGAACTGCAGACCCTCCTGGTCAGGGGACAACCTTCTGGACTGCACTGTCCTGGGGCTAGAGGAACAAGGGGATGCCGTTGGCCACCCCAACCCCACATCAGGACAAGGAAGGGAAACGCCAGGGCCAGGACCAGGGGCTGCAGGGACGCTCCCCCCAAAGACAGTAGGTGGTCCCCCGCCGCTGGCCCTCCGCGGGGTCAACTGGCCTTCGCTGGAGAAAGGGAGGTCTGCGTGTCCTCTGCCCGGCCGGCCCTTCCCTGGAGCCTCTGCCGGGGCCGGGAGAACCACTGCCTGGGGGCCTGCGGGCGGTGTCCAGGGCAGTAGAGCCAGCAGGGCCCCGGCACAGGACCTTCAGCTCCAGCAGCCCCGAAGGCCGAAAGGCTGCTCTGAGCCGCCAGCCTCCTGGAATCCTGGGCAGCCGAGGCAGGCCCCAGCTCCTACCCGGGAAGGTCGAGGGTGCACTTATGGGAGATGGCGAGAACCCTTCTCAGCAGGAGAGCTGGATGGCTCAGAGCAGATGGGCAAGGACAGTCACGGAGATGCTTCCAGGGACGTGGGCCAAGGAGGGGACTCGCAAACACAGTAGCACGACGTGCACGTGTCTGCAGTGCGCCCACCCTCCAGCCGGCCCTGATGGGAATCCTGCACTAAAGACCCTCTCCCGTCCCTCTCTACGAGTGCAGTGACCTTCCCCCGTCTGTGGCGTGGCAGTGTGCTGGGTGActgggggggtcccaggttcctcGGGAAGCAGGATAAGGGGCCACTCGGGTGGGAAAGCCCTGAAGAGCATGCGGGCGGTGGTCAGGGTGGGACATGGCCCCGGGGTGCTCCGTGGCTGCCTCGGGCCACCCCTCAGTGCCTGCTCTCACCTGGAACCAGCGCTGGCCTTGGCCGGGGCCCCGATGGACTGGCACCTTCCTCAAAGAGACGGTGTAGAcgagcccctcctccagctcctcgccGACCACCTGCGTGGAGCTCTGCGAACACAGTGCCCAGTGGCCAGGCCGAGGGGCGTCAGCGAGGGGCCTGTCCTCCCCCACAGGGGAAGCTGGCCCTCCATTGGGCGGGGACCCAGGGCAGGCCCAGGTGGGCTCTGCCTTCCGCCGAGCCTGGTGGAGAGAACAGGGGAGCTCGAGGCTCAGGAAAGACACGGTCCACATGGATGTCCCcaagctgcctcttcccacccccactcGTGACCTAGCAGGGGACAGGGAAGGCCCTCTGGGTCCCCAACCCTGACAGCCACTCCTGCCCACAGTGGTCCCCCTGTCCACGCCCCCACACCCTGGGAAGAGGATGGACGTGGGGCTGCCCAGGAGGAGCACAGCGGTGGCCTATGCTGAACCGGCTCCCCTGGGCCACCCTGTGTCACCTCTGGGTGCCTCCTGGGTGCCGATGGCCAGCGGCTCCGtggctgaggcctgagccaaTGTCAGAAGTGATGGCAATGGGATTCATTCCCGCTTTGGTTGAGGCTGGAGCCTCGGGGTCGCTCAACACAGCAGGGGAACATGTTGCTCTCTCGAGcgtctcctgccaagtgagctgggaaggggctgcctgtggaatctgggtgcctggttaccagggttccaagttctgtcactgaggaagtgaggtcacctccttAGGTCATTTCCCCTGGGCCCTTCAACTGTCAGAACCCCGCCAAAGTCCCTCTGCACGGCTGTCTGTCCATCCCCTCTCCTGGATTGCCTTGTTCCCTGGACACCGTTCTGCCAACACGTCCCCCCCAcagctccctgggaaggctgcggGCGGCTCGGGCCCCAGCTCGGGGGAGACCCAGCTGGGTTCAGAGCCCACTgctctgtcctttccattttggggagCCCAGGTTAGTCACTGGGGCCCAACCCAGTCTCCTCACCACAGAGCGGGATCCATTCTTGCATCGGCTTCCTGGGACAGCGTCACGTCCATGGGAGGGGGCGGACACTGTGAGCCCCGGAGTCTGGTTTCACACGGAGTGAATGCACACACTCAGACACGGGAGAAGCAGGACAGGGATGGACAGAAGCCCAAGTCCAACTCCACACGGCTGGGGGAGGGCCGTGTGGTCTGAGGAGACCCACTTGCGCTTCTGGGTTGCTGTCTCCTGGGTTGCTGTCTCCATCTGACCCGTGACAAGGTGCAAATGAGACCAAAGTCAGACATTGCAGCTGTGCCACCAATCCTGCCCAGAGGCTTCCCATTGCCTTGATTATTTCTAACTCTAACTTGTCGACTTAAGAATTGCAGATAGAAgcaatcatttaaaaagaaaaagcaaggacAATTGAATAAAACTGTGCAACTCTCATTTAAATGGCCTGGCTATGTAgaaattgttttttattgtaGAGTATGTTACACAGTCTATTTGGTTCATCATAACACAATCCAGTGGCATtggcccttttgtgtctggctggcttcaCTTAAAAGAATCTCCTCCAGGGTTATTCATGTTGTCTTGTTtacaattcatttcttcttactgctgcctaACTTTCCCTTGGGTGAGTTCACCAGCTTGTTTTTCCACTCATCCAtcgatggacatctgggttgttccCAACTTCTGGCAATCATGAAGAATGCCTCTGCGAAAATAgacgtgcagatgtctgttcatgtcactgctcttggTTCTTCTGGCTATAGACCCagtggtggtactgcagggtcacatggcaagtctattttcaacttcttgagggactgccaaacagtcctccacagtggttggaCCATCCTGCATTGCCACCAGCCAATCGagaagaagtgttcctatctctccacagcctctccagcacttggagtTCTCTGTCTTTGGGAATAGTGGCCAtgctgataggtgtgaaatgataagtccttgtgggttttgatttgcattgtccTAATCAGAAGAGATCTTGAGCATTTTttccatgtggtttttttttttttgccatttgtttttcttctttggacaaacatCTACTCAAGtctgttgctcatttttaaattggattgtttctccttttattgttgagatgtaaaCGTCTCATTATAGATCCTGGATATTAGacctttatcagacatgtgatttcca encodes the following:
- the LOC131279353 gene encoding ral guanine nucleotide dissociation stimulator-like translates to MEAEPAPYAGAAPSAPAVGEGEVVPPPPPVPPALVAPVPTLELQLVQAPSGAMTLEREARLTAAPEPRPELSSAAGRAAPPQPSCPWPGTCGDGLREQKPELLAFPPQLVAEQLSLMDEELFKKVVPHHCLGSIWSQRHQKGKEHVAPTVRIVISQFNRVADSVVATCLGDCSMKAADRARVVEHWIEVARECRTLRNFSSGHAILSALESHAIGRPRKTWAEVSRASFRLFQTLSGIVSTEINASLGSELISQEGNPEFATLDVNPNRARKKQQQQGAIQTTVPWLGTFLTRFLIVDSVMQEFLDGTMVNFEKRRKEYQLVVELQKLQVHCCYDCLLPDGRFGAWFEAVEQLGQKDSLLLSCEWEPPPESASESPRKAASLGAESEFPLRAGKGGQAGLRGAPG